Within the Micromonospora citrea genome, the region CCTGGTCAGCGGCGTCGACGAGTCCCTGGTGGTCACCGAGCGGGCCGAGGATCTCTGCCTGGAACTGGCCCGCTTGAAGGCACAGGCGGTGCTGACCCGGCTGCGCCCCGCCGACGACCAGCGGACGCTGGTCATCGGGTGCGACTCGGTGCTGGCCTTCGACGGAGAGATCCTCGGCAAGCCGGCCGACGCGGCCGCCGCCACCCGGCGCTGGCAGCGGATGCGCGGGCGCAGTGGCGTGCTGCACAGCGGGCACTGCCTCATCGACATCGTGGCGGGCCGCAGGGCCGAGGCCGTCGCCTCCACCGTCGTGCACTTCGCCGACATCAGCGACGACGAGATCGCCACGTACGTGGGCACGGGCGAGCCGCTCGCGGTGGCCGGCGCCTTCACGATCGACGGGCTCGGCGGGCCGTTCGTGGAGCGGATCGAGGGCGATCCCAGCACCGTCATCGGGCTGTCGCTGCCGACGCTGCGCCGCCTCCTGTCCGAATTGGACCTGCGCCTCACGGATTTGTGGACAAAGGTCGCGCCCGGCAGTCAGTCGGTCGAACCGCTCGGCTAGCGTCCATTCATGACCACGAAGCCGATTCAGCTCACGACGGAACTGCACGCTTACCTGGTGGCGCACGGCTCGCCGCCGGACGAGATCATGCGGGACCTGGCCGAGGAGACCCTCGCGGCCCTGCCCCGCGACGCGCACATGCAGGTCGCGCCGGAGCAGGCCGCGTTCCTGACCCTCCTCACCAGGCTGCTCGGCGTGCGGCAGGCCGTCGAGGTGGGCACCTTCACCGGGCTGTCGTCGCTGGCCATCGCCCGAGGGCTGCCCGAGGGCGGTCGGCTGACCTGCTTCGACATCTCGGAGGAGTTCACGGGCATCGCGCGACGATACTGGGCCCGCGCCGGCGTGGACGACCGGATCGAGCTGCGCATCGGCCCG harbors:
- a CDS encoding Maf family protein gives rise to the protein MPESMPLRLVLASASPARRKILQAAGIEPDVLVSGVDESLVVTERAEDLCLELARLKAQAVLTRLRPADDQRTLVIGCDSVLAFDGEILGKPADAAAATRRWQRMRGRSGVLHSGHCLIDIVAGRRAEAVASTVVHFADISDDEIATYVGTGEPLAVAGAFTIDGLGGPFVERIEGDPSTVIGLSLPTLRRLLSELDLRLTDLWTKVAPGSQSVEPLG
- a CDS encoding O-methyltransferase, whose translation is MTTKPIQLTTELHAYLVAHGSPPDEIMRDLAEETLAALPRDAHMQVAPEQAAFLTLLTRLLGVRQAVEVGTFTGLSSLAIARGLPEGGRLTCFDISEEFTGIARRYWARAGVDDRIELRIGPAGDMLRELPHERHLDFAFIDADKTGYPIYWSELVPRMRPGGVIAVDNVLRGGRVIAPQDADDRAIAAFNDELLADVRVDAVMLPIADGLTLARVH